Part of the Kitasatospora sp. NBC_00374 genome is shown below.
ACGCCGAACAGCAGTTCACCCGTTCGGGCGACCACGGTCGGCATGGCGTCGGCCTCGTGCAGCAGGGCGGCGCTCTCCAGCGCCGACTGACCCGCGCCGACCACCGCGACCCGCTGCCCGGCGAACTTGCCGAGATCCACGTGGGCGGCGGTGTGCGAGGCGAGGCCCGCGTCCACCAGCCCGTCCAGGACGGACGGCACCGAGGCGAACGGCTGCAGCCCGACGGCCAGCACGACCGCGCCGCTGGTGAACGACTCGCCGGTGTCCAGCAGCAGGTGGAACAGCCCGCCCTCGTACCGGACGCCGAGCACCCTCGCCCGCTCGACCTCGGGCACGCAGGTGCGCTCGAACCACTCGCCGTAGGCGATGAACTCGTCGATCGGGATCGGGTGCTGGTCGCCACCCTGGGGCCGGCCGGTGGCCGCCCGGAAGCCCTCCAGGCGGTGGCGGCCGGCGGGGTCGGAGATGGAGGAGGCCCGCGGGGTGGACTTCAGGAACATCCCGATCGGCATCCGGGAGCGCCAGCTGTCCATCGGTTCGCCCAGGATCCGCAGCGGGACCCGGTGGCCCTTGAGGTGTGCCGCGACGGCGAGGCCGTACGGCCCTGCGCCGATGACCGTGACCGGGACGGATGCGTCGGTCTTCACGGCCGCCTCCGGGGGGACGCTGTGCGCCGGTCGTCGGGGCGGGGTGTGCGGTGCGGCGTCATCGGGCCACCTCCTTGGGTGGGGGAGTCCCCAACTCCCAGAGTGCACCGTGG
Proteins encoded:
- a CDS encoding FAD-dependent oxidoreductase, whose amino-acid sequence is MKTDASVPVTVIGAGPYGLAVAAHLKGHRVPLRILGEPMDSWRSRMPIGMFLKSTPRASSISDPAGRHRLEGFRAATGRPQGGDQHPIPIDEFIAYGEWFERTCVPEVERARVLGVRYEGGLFHLLLDTGESFTSGAVVLAVGLQPFASVPSVLDGLVDAGLASHTAAHVDLGKFAGQRVAVVGAGQSALESAALLHEADAMPTVVARTGELLFGVPPETDRTQDRSLPARLASPGSTLGPGWGLLAYSRIPAAFRYLPDGKRARSVRTVLGPAGAWWLKDRVDGRFPVLTGHSLEAAEERQGSALLQLRGSTRSLEADHVLAATGYQVDVERIGLLDERVRMAVRRTPHGAPRLSATFESSVPGLYFSGLSAADSFGPLLRFVAGTGFTARRISGALASANR